The Ignicoccus islandicus DSM 13165 sequence TCGTGACATGGATCATATTCACTACGGCTAGTTTGGATGGTCGTATAGCTACAACAGAGGGTGATTCTAAACTTTCCTGCGAACATGATTTACAATTACTTCATAAGTTTAGATGTTGGAGCGACCTAGTCTTAGTGGGAGCTAACACAGCAATAGCGGACGACCCCGGTCTCTTTGTAAAGAGAATTAAGTGTAGTAGGCAACCATACCGTGGAGTGGTTGATGGTAAGTTAAGGATACCTACCAATTTGAGACTCTTTCGGGATCAACCTTGGTTATCAATGGTTGTGACTACTACCTATGGAATTAGATCGAACCCCACCAAATATAGATTCCTTATTAATAGAGGTGTGAAAGTAGTTATAGTTGGTAATGGACCTTCAATTGATATGAAGGAAGCTAGAATGAGACTAGAAGAAATGGGAATACGGAGAGTATTAATAGAGGGGGGTGGTAAGTTAAATTGGTCGCTAATTAAAGAGGACGTTGTGGACAGACTTGAAATCACTTACGTAGGAAGAGTTTTAGGAGCTGGTGTTCCTATTATAGATGGTGAAGGCTTTAAGAGAGTCTCAGAAGCCCCCTTATTTGCACCTGTCGATATTAGGATATGTAAATGTGGTAGATGTGTACACGTAAGTTGGATTAGGTCGTTTAAGTAGAAAGTTATTAGACACCATAATAATTTAACTTTGGAATACTCATGCATTTAATTGGGCGATATAAAGGTTGAGCGAGGGGATTAAGATTTTGAGTGAAGCTAGGGGTGAATGCATTCCCTCGCCGCTAGTTAACGCGATCGTCAGTGCTTATCAAATAGCCATAACGAAAGCCTTAGGTGCAGGAGCTAATGCCATGGCCCAGATGCTGCTAACAGAGCTAGGTGACTTCCTTTCGGATTACGTTGAAAGCGTTATAGGTGAGATGGATTACGAGGACGTAAAAGGAGCTGTAAGAAAGATTTTCCAAGAATTAGGTCTAGCTAAGGAAGTGAAGATCGAGGAGAAGGATGGTAAATGGGTAATCGAAGTTAGAGGTTCGGTCTTCATACCAACTTATAAGATCCTTGCTCAAAGGGGAATTCAATTCTTCACCTTAAGTCCAGAAGCATTACTCATTGCATCAATAATAAGGAAGAGTCTAAGAATCAAAGGCGATCAGAAAGCTAGAGTGAGAGTAAATGCAGAAACACCTCAAGATGAAGTATTGAGATTTGAAGTGCAGCAAATCTCAAGCCTCTAAGGGTCAGGAAAGTTTGAGCCTGGAACATTTATGGATGCGTAGAGTCCCCTCTGACAACCCATTGGTCTGTACCAAAGGTGAAGTCATAGGGGTAAGTGCCAATTTCAGCGCCTATGTAATTAGAAGCGATGGGAAGGTACTTTCAAAGATAGACTATAAATCGAGACTTGGACGACCTTGCATAGGTCAAAAGCTACTAGCTTTCCCCTCGAAAGATGCCATATTCCTTTTTGAACTATCTAAGGGAAAACCTGCCGGTATAATTCCCACTAAAGCGGGCCTTCACGAAACTTGTGCATTCGATAAATCTGAATCCTTATACACATCGGTTGAGAATATCCTTCTTAAACTTGAAAGAACGCCTGAGGGCAAGTATAAAATAGTTCAAAAGAAGGTTCTAATCGGAAACATTTTATCAATTGATTATAATAAGAAACTGGTCGTTGGAACGACCGAAGGTCTGTACATAGGCAAGAAATTCTTAAACATTGGAAGGGTGAACCATGTTAAAGTAGGTCCCTATATTGCCTCTTCTATACCGTATGGCTTCGCACTCTACGATTTTAATGGTAAGGAGATATTGGAAATCGATGACGTAGAAGTTAGCGGAATAGTCTGGTTGGGAGACTTGATAGCGATAGGGGACAGAAGTAGGAAGAGAATACTAATTATCGATACAAGTGGGAACGTCGTCCGAGAACTTAAATTTACTGGCTCCGTTAGGAGCTTTGATTGGGATGTAATACTGGTAGTAGCTCATAGGAAGAAAGTACACGCATACCTTCTCACTCCAACCAAGCATCAGTAATTTGGTATATCCAATCATCGGGACCTCTTCTCACGATTCTTCCCTTGACGTTTAGCCTTTTCTTAAAGAGGGGTGCGTAAATAACTAAAGTTTCCGCCTCACCCCCTTCAAATGCTGGATTGAACTTATACTTTCTCGAAAGTTCAATTATGAGTTCAATGTCATTCTGGGTAATTGGTCGACCTAGAAATTCTGGCCCGAGTCCCATACTAGCGACCCTAACGAGAATGAACTCGAATCCGTATCTGACGAGATTTCTCATATATTCTTCTTGGTTTATCTTCCAGATAGGGTTTATTACACGTAAGCCTAATTTTTGCGAGAGAAACGACATTCTCTGGCGTTGATAATCTGAAAGCAAGGCACCGGTAACCACGTGGGTGGCCCCGTTCCTCTTCGCAATCTCAAGTAGATCTATGATTAAGTCCTCGGAACCTTCCATAAAGTAGTTCCTTATTCCCATAGAAGCCGATTGGAGTTTCGTCACTTCGACTGCATTGAATTGAAGTAAGAGGGAATCTTCGGGAGGCTTTAAGGTAAGGGTACAACATATATCGATACCGTGAAGTACAGCCCAGTGTAGAGCGAAGATACTGTCCTTACCTCCAGAAAGTAAAGCAGCGGCTTTCAGAACACAATCACCGTTTGATCTTCAAGTATAGCTTTAATCACCCTTATTACAGAGTATACAAATATCTTACTTACAGTTGGGTCTTTGCCTAGAACTTCATAGATGGCTTCTATTCTAACATTCGCTATTGGACTTGATATCTTAACTTTATATTTAGAGCCTTCTACTTGACTATCTGCCACTATCTTTAACTTAATATCGCGTCCGGCGGCTAGCACGGCCGCCATTATTGTATTTATTCCATTTTTTATTCTCTTCAACTCTTCTAGAGCGGAGCCTTCATATAAAACTACGGGTACTTCCGCTGCATCGGGTTCGAATCCAGCTTCCTTCAAGACTTTTGCCAATACTTCGGGAGGTCTCCTAATTTCAATCTCAACATCTAAGTTCTGTAATGGCGATAATGCGCTAATTATATCCAAGCCTGGGATGGCACCGAATGGGACTATTATCTTACCTCCACTCAGTTTCGCGATTCTGGTTATTTCCTCGAAATATTTTTCATCAGCTAGAAGCGAAGCCGCTAATAGAACCACCTTATTGCCCCTTTCTAGGAATTTCGGTACTAGATCCTTCGCTTTGGACGCCCCGGCCATTTCAACTACAAGTGTGTAATTCTTCTTGAGGGCCACGTCTAAATCAATTATTTTGACCTTTTCGTTAGCTCGATTAATTTCGATACCAATGTTCTCGGTATCGATTACATCGATTGCATCGATGTTTAATTGCATCTCTTTTAACGTATTGATTGTTTCGATGGCAATGGGTGTAGTGCCTATTATTAGTATTTCCCCCACGGTTACTGCCCTTTCTATACTACGTCAGGAGTAGAGTATTATAAACTTGATTTTAATCCAAAGGGAACGGGTCGAGTAATTGTGGATAGGGAAAAGATTACATTGCTTGGCTTACTTCTGTACTATTTGTCTAACGGTAATCCTTGCGATCTAATGAATGATATTTCAGAGAGATTAAGGAAACTTGGTTTAATAGATGAGAATGGTATATCGAGGATCGCCGAAGGTTTAGTAAAGGAGCTACTTTCCAAGAAAGTTTCACTTAAAGGGATAGTTGTAAGCGGTAGCGGAGAGGGAAGATACTTCCTGTCCTTAGAAGGCTATCGATCGCAAATAAGGAATAGATTGGGCTTCGATCCCTATCCGGGAACTCTTAACGTTCTCCTAGATCCTGAGAGCATGGAGAGAAAATTCCTATTACTGACTAGACCACCGATAATTCTGAAGGGGTTTCGAAAGGACGACAGAACCTTCGGGGAAGTGTTAGCTTATCCAGCGCGTATCAACGGACTGTGGCCAGCGGCTCTAGTTATACCTTTAAGAACGCACCATCCGCCATCTATAATAGAGATAATTTCTCCTTACAAGTTGCGCGAGAAATTGGAGTTAAAGAACGGAGATTACGTTGCCATTGAAATCTATTAGCTTCTAAGCTTCACTTTGATTACCATATAACCTTTCGTACTCTCTGTTGACCGCTTCAAGAACCTGCTTCCACATTTCAAAGCTCTCCTTCCACTGCTCTTCATCAACCTTGGCGATAGCTGCTCCGGCATGTACCATTACGTAATCACCGGGTTCCACGTCTTCGACTAATGTAATGTCTACTTCAGCTTTGTTTCCGAAAACGTCAACTACGGCTACACCGTTTTCTCTATCTACTTCAATTATTTTCGCGGGTATACCTAGACACAAGCGTTTATCCCGATACGAAAACGAAGGAGTAGTGGTTTATAAGTTAGAATAAATTGTTTTTAGAAAAATCGAATAACTTAGGTTTAGTTCTTTCTACTCCTCCTTCTAAGACCTATCAAGGCAGCAGCTGCTGCCGCCATTAGTGCCGGGGCCGGAATTCCAGCAATGTATAGAACTATTTCACCACTTATGGAGCCACCGTTTGGCAAACTTATACTAAACGTTTGCGTATTTTCTCCACCAGCTTTGAAGGTCATTAAGGTTGAGGTTGAAGTTGATGCAACGCTTATTCCGTTGTCAGCTGTTACTGCTATGCCTAGGTCTAAAGACCACGTTCCAAACGCGGTAGGTGTTTGTGTAATGTCTATAGTTGTCGAGATAGGAACGTTCGGTACGCTTACTACTGACGAGGTTGACGTTACGTATTGGAATCCAAGTGGTCCGAGTAAGGTCATGTTAAGGGTGTAAGTATAGGTCATAATAATTCCTTGTGCACCGGGACTGAAAGTTAGAGCGATGTAGTTTTGCGAAGCTAATAGAAGCGCTGGGAGCAAGCTCATCAATACAAAGGCTCTCTTCATATTTAATCACTCTCACTATAAGGTTCTGTTACTAAACTTATTAAATGGATAGCAGGATTAGAGGGGTCGAACGGGAAGAGAGATTGAAAGTAAGAGTGGTTCTCGTCGAGCCCGAAGGTATGATAAATTTCGGATTCATAGTAAGGCTTTCTAAGAACTTTGAAATAGACGAGATAGCTGTAGTGAACCCCAAGTTTGATCCATTTGATGAGGAGGTAAAGCGTTTCGCAGCGCAAGGCGTCAACTACCTCTCAAAGGTCAAAATTTACAACACTGTCGAGGAGGCTCTAGAGGGATTCAAGGTATGCACCTCCGCAAAAGTTTCTCATGACGATCCTTTACGCCAACATGTCCTTCCCTGGGAACTTAAAGATTACATTGGGGACGCACAGATAGTATCTCTAGTTTTCGGTCGCGAAAGCGTGGGACTTAGGAGAGATGAACTTGAGAAATGCGATATATTAATGCATATACCAGCGTCTTCTTCGTATCCTGTGCTCAACCTCTCGCATGCCGTTGCAATAACCCTCTACGAGTTCTGGAAGCAGTTTAAACTGGAAAGGGGAACCTTACCTTCGAAGCCGTCAGAGGAAGATGTAAATCTATTTAAGTTAAATCTTGCAAACCTCGCTGAAACGTTTATCAAAGATGAAATGAAGAGAAGCAGAATTATTAGATTACTTGAGAATCTGGCGGCCAAATCTACGAGGTCGGAGCTGAGGGCATTGATATACTTTTTGGGAAAATGCAAGAGGGCAATTGAAGAAAAGTGCCATTAGCGACGTAGGAGTTAGTTAACTAGTTTAGAAGAGTGCCCTGTGATTTCAAAACCTTCTTTGAACGTATTTATTTGGTGAAACTATAATATGATAGACATCGGAAAAGTCCGTGAAATAGTCGATGAGTTTAATAAGGAACATGGTGCAGAATGCGAGGTTCTATCAGTTAGCGACCGTGAAATCGTAATTTCGTTCAAAGGTCACATATGTTTCACTTGCGGTACGTACGACTACTTTGAGGACCTTGCCATGCGGTTAAGCGAAGCCTTGTCTAAGGAATACGTTGTAGCCGAGTACCACCATAACGAGGATGGGAGTTATTTAGTTACATTTAGGCCTAAGAGTGAAGTTAAGGAGCGAAAAAGGGAAGTGCTGGTAATGATCTTCGATGAAAAGGGCAATCTATCGGAATCGCTTAGAATAGACCTAAGCGACCTTAAGAGAACATCAGACGAAGTAAGTAGAAATGTAAGTAGAAATAATAGTAATTGAAGGACTCCTCTGGAAAGTCGTTTTCAGATTATTTTAGAACGATGAAACTTAATCTGGCTAGTTGCTAATTTAAGAGGATAAAGCGGAGGCTATATTGCCTTACTTAGTGTAAAAAACTAAATGGTTATTGTTGACAAGGTCTCTCTAGGAACTTCTTCGCTTCCTCTACGTCCTCCTTGCTTGGAGCAGGCTCGTGGCAGAACCACCAGTCGAAGCACTCGTACTTCTGCATCCTCTCCTTCGCCTCTTGTTCGGTGCTTGCTGGCGGTATTATTACATGGTCCTTGATTATCTCGTTCTTCGGCCATCCGGCCGGGAAGGCCCTTCCCCATTTGTCGCTTAGTTGTAGGGCCTTCAGTAACCTTAGTATTTCGTCCATGTTTCTGCCGACGTTGAGCGGGTAGTAGAGTATCGCTCTAACCTTTCCTTCTGGATCAATTATGAATACTGCTCTTACGGTAACTACGCCACCTTCGGGGTGTAGCATACCTAGCTTCTTCGCTACTTCACCAAGGGGGTCCGCGATGATTGGGAACGGTATTTCGACGCCTAGCTTCTCCTTTATCCATTCCTTCCACTTTATGTGGCTGAAGCTATTGTCGACGCTTAGGCCTAGTAGCTCGGTATTGAGCTTCTTGAAGTCCTCGTACCTCTTTGCGAACGCTACGAACTCGGTAGTACATACTGGCGTGAAGTCAGCTGGGTGGCTGAATATTACTAACCACTTCCCCTTGTAGTCATCTGGTAGCTTCTTAGGTCCGTGGTCAGTGTGTACAACCATCTCTGGGAGTTTTTCACCGATTAAGGGTATTTGACCCGGCATCGCTCTCTCCGTTACTACTCTACGTTAACGGCGTTTAAATGTAGAAGGCTTCGGTTATACTTAGGATTTACTTTCGGATTATTGAAGAAACTTTCCTAAAAACTTTTAATCTTTTCAACGAAAACCCAATAAGATCCGTTCGAATTCATACGCGGGGACATAGTTTGGAGACGTTCTTCCTAGTACCGGTCTTCGAAAGATATAGTAAGTGGTTGTTATTCGAGATATCTAATGCCTATAGGTTGATAGGCAATAGATTAATACTCTCGGATGTTGAAGATGAGAGACTGGCCAAAGAACTTAGAAGTCGTGGAATTTTGGTTTTTAGGGAAGACTTCACGAAGGTGTTAAAGGAGCTCCCGAAACCCATAATAGTTCTCGATCCCAAGGCTAAGGTAAACCTCGATCCCGGAGAGGCCTCAAGTGGGACTATAATCATTGGTGGTATCCTAGGCTCTCATCCGCCTTTGGGGAGAACTTCCGTCCTCATTTCCTCTAGATTCCGAGGTTTCAAGGAATTTGTTTATTTTAGGAAAATAGGAGATAGACAGTTTACTATAGATGGTGCGCTGGCAGTTGCATGGCTCATAAGTCAGGGTAAAAAGTTAGAAGAAATAGAAGTAGTTAACGGTCTGAAAATAACCCAAAAACTCCCATTTGGTCTTCAAAGAGAGATAGAGTTGCCTTACGCGTACCCGAAGGTCAATGGGAAGTTATTCGTATCAAAAGAACTTCTGAATTACTTACTCACCAGCTAGTTTAGTATATAGAGTATCATGGGAAGATTAGAGAGGTCTAGGTGATACAACGAACTTACCTTCTTCAGTCTCTTCCTTCAATGGGGCAAGGCTAATCCATTTATCTCCCAAGCACTCGGAAGGTTCATCGTTTCTCGCGACGTTGGTGAGATCGCTTGGTGTGTACATAGGTTCACCAGTCACTTCAATCGAGTTCAATTTCTCAAATAGGGAATAAATGTCCTTAAGGTCTTCTTCGAGTCTCTTTAACTCTTCTTCACTTAATTTTAACTTCGATAATTCAGCCGCTCTTCGTGCATCTATCATTTCTCACACACCTCTTTAGCCCACTTAAGGTACTCTGGAAGGACGTAATCAGCTTCTACTGCAATTATTTCTGGAACTTCATAGGGATGGAGGTTTCTCAGCTCATTGATAGCTTCGCTGGCTTTCTCTTTAGGAACTTTTAAGACGAGTACAGTTTCCTCATCCTCTTGTAATTGGTCTTTCCAAATGTAAAAACTCTGTATTTCTCCGAGAACCCATGCACATGCTACCAAACGTTTTTCAACTAAAGTCCGTGCAATCTTTTTGGC is a genomic window containing:
- a CDS encoding dihydrofolate reductase family protein, whose translation is MTWIIFTTASLDGRIATTEGDSKLSCEHDLQLLHKFRCWSDLVLVGANTAIADDPGLFVKRIKCSRQPYRGVVDGKLRIPTNLRLFRDQPWLSMVVTTTYGIRSNPTKYRFLINRGVKVVIVGNGPSIDMKEARMRLEEMGIRRVLIEGGGKLNWSLIKEDVVDRLEITYVGRVLGAGVPIIDGEGFKRVSEAPLFAPVDIRICKCGRCVHVSWIRSFK
- a CDS encoding diphthine--ammonia ligase; amino-acid sequence: MKAAALLSGGKDSIFALHWAVLHGIDICCTLTLKPPEDSLLLQFNAVEVTKLQSASMGIRNYFMEGSEDLIIDLLEIAKRNGATHVVTGALLSDYQRQRMSFLSQKLGLRVINPIWKINQEEYMRNLVRYGFEFILVRVASMGLGPEFLGRPITQNDIELIIELSRKYKFNPAFEGGEAETLVIYAPLFKKRLNVKGRIVRRGPDDWIYQITDAWLE
- a CDS encoding aspartate dehydrogenase domain-containing protein, encoding MGEILIIGTTPIAIETINTLKEMQLNIDAIDVIDTENIGIEINRANEKVKIIDLDVALKKNYTLVVEMAGASKAKDLVPKFLERGNKVVLLAASLLADEKYFEEITRIAKLSGGKIIVPFGAIPGLDIISALSPLQNLDVEIEIRRPPEVLAKVLKEAGFEPDAAEVPVVLYEGSALEELKRIKNGINTIMAAVLAAGRDIKLKIVADSQVEGSKYKVKISSPIANVRIEAIYEVLGKDPTVSKIFVYSVIRVIKAILEDQTVIVF
- a CDS encoding DUF120 domain-containing protein, whose product is MDREKITLLGLLLYYLSNGNPCDLMNDISERLRKLGLIDENGISRIAEGLVKELLSKKVSLKGIVVSGSGEGRYFLSLEGYRSQIRNRLGFDPYPGTLNVLLDPESMERKFLLLTRPPIILKGFRKDDRTFGEVLAYPARINGLWPAALVIPLRTHHPPSIIEIISPYKLREKLELKNGDYVAIEIY
- a CDS encoding HypC/HybG/HupF family hydrogenase formation chaperone; protein product: MCLGIPAKIIEVDRENGVAVVDVFGNKAEVDITLVEDVEPGDYVMVHAGAAIAKVDEEQWKESFEMWKQVLEAVNREYERLYGNQSEA
- a CDS encoding TrmH family RNA methyltransferase; protein product: MKVRVVLVEPEGMINFGFIVRLSKNFEIDEIAVVNPKFDPFDEEVKRFAAQGVNYLSKVKIYNTVEEALEGFKVCTSAKVSHDDPLRQHVLPWELKDYIGDAQIVSLVFGRESVGLRRDELEKCDILMHIPASSSYPVLNLSHAVAITLYEFWKQFKLERGTLPSKPSEEDVNLFKLNLANLAETFIKDEMKRSRIIRLLENLAAKSTRSELRALIYFLGKCKRAIEEKCH
- a CDS encoding peroxiredoxin is translated as MPGQIPLIGEKLPEMVVHTDHGPKKLPDDYKGKWLVIFSHPADFTPVCTTEFVAFAKRYEDFKKLNTELLGLSVDNSFSHIKWKEWIKEKLGVEIPFPIIADPLGEVAKKLGMLHPEGGVVTVRAVFIIDPEGKVRAILYYPLNVGRNMDEILRLLKALQLSDKWGRAFPAGWPKNEIIKDHVIIPPASTEQEAKERMQKYECFDWWFCHEPAPSKEDVEEAKKFLERPCQQ
- the gatC gene encoding Asp-tRNA(Asn)/Glu-tRNA(Gln) amidotransferase subunit GatC — its product is MIDARRAAELSKLKLSEEELKRLEEDLKDIYSLFEKLNSIEVTGEPMYTPSDLTNVARNDEPSECLGDKWISLAPLKEETEEGKFVVSPRPL
- the cutA gene encoding divalent-cation tolerance protein CutA, translated to MIIISTLPNREDAKKIARTLVEKRLVACAWVLGEIQSFYIWKDQLQEDEETVLVLKVPKEKASEAINELRNLHPYEVPEIIAVEADYVLPEYLKWAKEVCEK